The Xylocopa sonorina isolate GNS202 chromosome 17, iyXylSono1_principal, whole genome shotgun sequence genome includes a region encoding these proteins:
- the LOC143431155 gene encoding uncharacterized protein LOC143431155: protein MHKRKLNRNTLKQGIKAAESLSRFGDQEDRNDSSDHLQLPSLQTKKKTWKDVDENTSTWDRNSTAMDIFCSTEIETIATRKVVQQWELVENTLYEDGEEVTRAAVLEECVQWRTQIPHLRVIGKNPFIPLKINHRDLSINSNRLGNIVDSRNDDALSEYSGSLKERKHLSKHRLEKNPEDEIFDTLYEYVISELFPNKENEIDSFRDDFNDALKICTAPIHSSKSSANSTRLNWSEEVIPLENKFSNNGNKAVEDRTLPAEQIFSQGIHKKYDYSIRSNGRMRNEKDESTVEDEVFRPHTSGRNKLGTVFKEKIVVSSVPYVLSTKESFSTIKTTPIQFMAQSYSLEVSAFQGMSRTVRCLKNSGKQSSSAKMSSYQSAWHAPVSPAVWPKNIKLAPLDNSRLPSGKNRSLISSSMTLPRNLRKPLSPISRPTVPVSAQINQNGNNTEGLEIQGRHITLGQSPKSSAPAIDKRKRRVNRK from the exons ATGCATAAAAGGAAACTTAACCGTAACAC ATTGAAGCAAGGTATAAAAGCTGCGGAGAGTTTATCGAGGTTCGGAGATCAAGAAGACAGGAATGATTCTAGTGACCATCTTCAATTACCAAGTTTGCAAACGAAGAAGAAGACTTGGAAAGATGTCGATGAGAATACATCGACGTGGGATCGGAACAGCACGGCGATGGATATATTTTGTTCGACGGAAATCGAGACTATCGCGACCAGAAAAGTTGTGCAACAGTGGGAATTGGTTGAAAATACCCTGTACGAAGACGGCGAAGAAGTAACTCGAGCAGCGGTTTTAGAGGAATGCGTACAATGGAGAACGCAGATACCCCACTTGAGAGTAATTGGGAAAAATCCATTTATTCCTTTGAAAATTAATCACAGAGATCTCTCTATTAATTCCAATCgactgggaaatatcgttgatTCTCGCAACGATGACGCGTTGTCGGAATATAGCGGTTCGTTGAAG GAAAGAAAACATTTATCCAAGCATAGGTTAGAAAAGAATCCAGAAGATGAAATATTCGATACGCTCTACGAGTATGTAATATCTGAACTGTTTCCGAATAAAGAAAACGAAATAGATTCGTTTCGCGATGATTTCAATGACGCTTTAAAAATATGTACAGCGCCTATTCATAGTAGTAAAAGTTCAGCGAATAGTACAAGGTTAAATTGGTCGGAGGAAGTGATTCCTCTTGAAAATAAATTTTCAAATAATGGGAATAAAGCGGTAGAAGATCGTACTTTACCAGCTGAACAGATATTCTCGCAAGGAATTCACAA aaAATATGATTATTCGATACGATCTAACGGCAGAATGAGGAACGAGAAGGATGAATCCACGGTGGAAGATGAGGTGTTTAGACCGCATACTAGTGGTAGGAATAAACTTGGAACCGTTTTCAAAGAAAAAATCGTAGTAAGCTCTGTGCCTTACGTTTTATCAACTAAAGAAAGTTTCTCTACCATTAAAACTACTCCGATTCAATTTATGGCACAATCGTATTCGTTAGAAGTTTCTGCGTTTCAAGGCATGTC TAGAACAGTTAGGTGTTTGAAAAACTCGGGTAAGCAATCGAGCTCGGCAAAAATGTCTAGTTATCAATCCGCTTGGCATGCACCTGTGTCTCCTGCTGTGTGGCCAAAAAATATCAAGCTTGCTCCGCTAGATAATTCGCGACTTCCGAGTGGGAAAAATAG ATCTTTAATATCGTCATCGATGACATTGCCTCGTAATTTAAGAAAACCTTTAAGTCCTATTTCTCGGCCCACCGTGCCTGTCTCTGCACAAATTAATCAGAACGGTAATAATACGGAAGGTTTAGAAATTCAAGGAAGACACATAACTCTTGGACAATCGCCTAAGTCAAGCGCACCTGCTATCGATAAAAGGAAAAGGAGAGTCAatcgaaaataa
- the LOC143431190 gene encoding LOW QUALITY PROTEIN: monocarboxylate transporter 9 (The sequence of the model RefSeq protein was modified relative to this genomic sequence to represent the inferred CDS: substituted 1 base at 1 genomic stop codon) — MTDPNENFLCETKDDKDTSSRMEPIPYKPIASWNNNNVIYQRNYRLAKRAPILGWQNGSPTVFPSTPCSTPCSTPCSTPDPETIRIDQSRSESAGSSTRSSGIWQRSGNTEDLSSLADERLLRSTPGRTIDRSVESLSPDKDTFLTTTSPDIYRSKDLSLPDDTEDKIDLLSPGTDCTEDRIPFENIDTSPIITPNPCYRDSIDSDTVLDSVSVLTAAGKIGNFAKPKIPDGGWGWVVVLASLIISMIADGVSFSFGLLYIEFLQEFAASKSKTAWIGSLFMAVPLLSGPVMSALVDRYGCRTMTILGGLISGLGFVLSSFSDTIEVMYLTFGVIAGLGLGLCYVTAVVSIAYWFDKKRTLAVGLGACGTGIGTFVYAPMTTYFIEEYGWRGTCLLLAGTFFNMIVCGTVMRDPEWWIVEQRKQNSGATPRKSTIKSEHERSVGGSPPAQDEFPGVEELRKMLKSGHTPEYLLQILGATTEDPRTANGDLRFRSVVNLPTFVKHNEKVPVEVLESLSTNPRLYRVILENYPNLLSCRSCSDKMLQDAAAEPGNKSVVTMSMRIKQAHEQPKYEDPPRVASNFHSAGAACNQRSINDQLTKRISKKESEEANPLLVKQLERAVSSHMKSSIVSVXMKQRIEEFSCGVVRTDSLPWLRRQFNTNTHYFKDIRVHRNSVMYRGAALNLHKYRLRASSCPDIYRNSMTTLAKENEQKWYSELVDLLKGMMDFSMFLELHFLFLSVSTILLFTWFIVPYFYLAEHLTRNSYTESDAANLLSIIGITNTIGMIGLGWAGDQPWMNVSKTYTWCLVACGVATVLMSTLTPYYNLLMLTSAAFGLFFASSFSFTPVILVELIPLERFTTAYGLSLLCQGIGNLLGPPLAGWLFDVTESWDLSFCMAGGWIAISGLLVGLIPYTKNRKIWGKGPIEMDREKDSLA; from the exons ATGACCGACCCGAACGAGAATTTCTTATGCGAAACGAAGGATGACAAGGATACGTCCAGCAGGATGGAACCGATCCCTTACAAACCTATCGCCAGTTGGAACAACAACAACGTTATTTATCAGAGGAATTATCGGCTGGCAAAGAGAGCACCCATACTAGGTTGGCAGAACGGGAGTCCAACCGTGTTCCCGAGCACGCCGTGTAGCACGCCGTGTAGCACGCCGTGTAGCACGCCCGATCCAGAGACGATCCGGATCGATCAGTCGCGTTCGGAGAGCGCCGGCTCGTCTACGAGAAGTTCCGGAATCTGGCAGCGATCTGGGAACACGGAGGATCTGAGCAGTCTGGCGGACGAGAGGCTTCTTCGATCTACGCCGGGCCGCACCATCGACAGAAGCGTCGAGTCCCTCTCACCGGACAAGGACACTTTCCTTACAACAACCTCTCCGGACATCTACAGAAGCAAGGATCTAAGTTTACCCGACGACACGGAAGATAAAATCGACCTGCTGAGCCCGGGAACGGATTGCACCGAGGACAGAATACCGTTCGAGAACATCGATACCAGCCCGATAATCACCCCCAATCCTTGTTACAGAGATTCCATCGATTCCGATACCGTTCTAGACTCGGTCTCGGTGTTAACCGCCGCGGGTAAAATTGGCAATTTTGCTAAACCTAAAATACCAGACGGCGGATGGGGTTGGGTGGTAGTTTTAGCCTCGCTAATAATCTCCATGATAGCGGACGGTGTATCCTTCAGCTTCGGTCTGTTGTACATCGAGTTCCTTCAAGAGTTCGCCGCGTCCAAGTCGAAGACAGCCTGGATCGGTTCGCTCTTCATGGCTGTGCCGCTCCTCTCCGGCCCTGTAATGTCCGCTTTGGTCGATCGTTACGGATGCAGAACGATGACCATACTCGGCGGTCTGATATCCGGACTCGGGTTCGTGCTAAGCAGCTTCAGCGACACCATCGAGGTAATGTACTTGACCTTTGGCGTGATCGCGGGCCTCGGACTGGGCCTGTGTTACGTAACAGCGGTCGTCAGCATCGCGTACTGGTTCGACAAAAAACGGACCCTGGCCGTGGGTCTAGGCGCCTGCGGCACAGGTATCGGCACGTTCGTCTACGCGCCCATGACCACTTATTTCATCGAGGAATACGGCTGGCGTGGGACCTGTTTGCTGTTGGCGGGCACGTTCTTCAACATGATCGTGTGCGGTACGGTGATGCGCGATCCGGAATGGTGGATCGTCGAGCAACGGAAGCAGAACAGCGGGGCAACCCCGAGGAAATCGACCATCAAGTCCGAACACGAGAGATCCGTAGGCGGCAGCCCACCCGCTCAGGACGAGTTCCCCGGTGTCGAGGAGCTCAGGAAGATGCTCAAGAGCGGTCACACGCCGGAATATCTGTTGCAGATCCTCGGTGCCACCACGGAGGATCCGCGAACGGCTAACGGAGACCTCAGGTTCAGGAGCGTGGTCAATCTGCCCACTTTTGTCAAACATAACGAGAAG GTGCCTGTCGAAGTATTAGAATCCCTTTCTACCAATCCACGGTTGTACAGGGTCATTTTGGAGAACTATCCCAATCTTCTATCGTGTAGAAGTTGCTCGGATAAAATGTTGCAAGATGCTGCGGCAGAGCCCGGGAACAAGAGCGTCGTCACGATGTCCATGAG GATCAAGCAAGCGCACGAGCAACCCAAGTACGAGGACCCACCGCGAGTAGCGAGTAATTTTCATTCTGCGGGAGCTGCGTGCAACCAGAGGAGCATAAACGATCAGCTAACTAAAAGGATATCGAAAAAGGAATCGGAAGAAGCTAATCCTTTATTGGTTAAACAACTGGAGCGCGCAGTTAGTTCTCATA TGAAATCATCGATCGTTTCTGTTTAGATGAAACAGCGTATAGAGGAATTCAGTTGCGGAGTTGTCAGAACGGATTCGCTTCCGTGGTTAAGGAGACAATTTAATACGAATACTCATTATTTCAAAGATATTAGGGTTCACAGAAACTCGGTCATGTATCGCGGTGCCGCCCTTAATCTGCACAAATACAGATTACGGGCTAGCAGTTGCCCTGACATTTATAGGAACAGCATGACTACCTTGGCCAAAGAAAACGAACAG AAATGGTATAGCGAATTGGTAGACTTACTGAAGGGTATGATGGATTTTTCGATGTTTCTCGAGTTACACTTTCTATTCCTCTCGGTGTCAACGATCTTGCTGTTCACTTGGTTCATCGTGCCTTACTTTTATCTCGCCGAGCATCTGACAAGGAACAGCTACACCGAATCCGATGCTGCGAATCTTCTCAGTATCATCGGCATCACCAATACGATTGGAATG ATCGGGCTCGGGTGGGCAGGAGATCAACCGTGGATGAACGTTAGCAAAACTTACACTTGGTGTCTGGTTGCATGTGGCGTGGCCACGGTCTTGATGTCTACGTTAACGCCTTATTACAACCTGTTGATGCTCACCTCGGCGGCGTTCGGACTCTTCTTCGCGAGCAGCTTCAGCTTCACACCGGTCATACTGGTGGAGTTGATACCTCTCGAGAGATTCACCACTGCCTACGGGCTTAGCCTGTTGTGTCAGGGTATAGGAAATCTGCTTGGTCCCCCACTTGCCGGTTGGTTGTTCGATGTAACAGAGTCCTGGGATTTGTCCTTTTGCATGGCTGGTGGTTGGATCGCTATTTCTGGGCTATTGGTGGGCCTTATTCCGTATACGAAGAATCGGAAAATTTGGGGCAAAGGCCCCATCGAAATGGACCGTGAGAAGGATAGCTTAGCTTGA
- the LOC143431241 gene encoding uncharacterized protein LOC143431241, whose translation MAGFNLVDILGISLLLHFAFSLLLLILLVPFLLFVYPVLTWSRKGWIRFVKWKYPNVVVVEENSIRTILDQFRNHGIYTLLVQGRTIAESIRGHLIHLTSSRRFLRAGLSTRWGLYVWKDLDYFSVDNHLLNSSCSFRGRALTESNIQDYVSDLTSKFLPPEQPPWQVHVINCFVRGEECQVCLVRVHHLLLRREHLALADFLPLRYTTDSWTCQEVDSSFTNLYSEPSALPKLYQKLTESFSNYWNEFLCNNDPNERPEILKKQIGIFQCLKIGVIVLVSSAKEMTRQYRRGEGPKLLDTFGIFQREASKRNFGRTVFLRAFFKSLNPLELLYIAIHWCWYLAVTLSLKTPVLLVRELRALKSRHKHHYPDTLISMLWCYVPLIFRATVEMISIAWIAIKAPKTIFEELFLKHPQANRLQTTSPCGRKVVAWSDEVQLDVLRKISSMTGATETEILLAVTVDALKEYFRQSGVRIPDNVLATGKFVRQRAIFVQNHETRGILCLALPTKTPLFEDDLVEILQVIQKNVRDARSKQSAIYAITAAEASCGFISSCLPSLLLKVMLNQLTRRYSLSLTHIAGDLPVEGVDAVMYWRPPQGNCSMGMEFDWA comes from the exons ATGGCCGGGTTCAACCTTGTGGACATCCTCGGTATTTCGTTGCTGTTGCACTTTGCGTTCAGCCTGCTGTTGCTGATTCTCTTGGTACCGTTCCTGTTATTCGTTTATCCGG TACTGACCTGGTCAAGAAAAGGATGGATACGTTTTGTGAAATGGAAATACCCGAACGTGGTCGTCGTAGAAGAGAACAGCATTCGAACGATCCTGGATCAGTTTCGAAATCAC GGAATTTACACTCTGCTAGTTCAAGGCCGTACGATCGCAGAAAGTATCCGCGGCCACTTGATACATTTGACTTCATCCAGGAGATTTCTTCGCGCAGGCTTGTCCACGAGATGGGGTCTTTACGTATGGAAGGATCTTGATTATTTCTCCGTGGATAATCATTTGTTAAATTCATCGTGTTCGTTCAGAGGCCGAGCTCTTACAGAGTCCAACATTCAG GACTACGTCAGCGATCTCACGTCAAAGTTCTTACCACCGGAACAACCACCCTGGCAGGTACACGTGATAAACTGTTTCGTTCGCGGAGAAGAGTGCCAAGTCTGTCTGGTGAGGGTCCATCATCTACTTCTTCGGCGGGAACACCTCGCGCTGGCCGACTTCCTACCGTTGAGATACACGACGGATAGCTGGACGTGTCAGGAAGTGGATTCTTCTTTTACCAATCTCTACTCCGAGCCGTCTGCGCTTCCGAAGCTTTATCAGAAGCTCACGGAGAGTTTCAGCAATTATTGGAACGAGTTTCTCTGCAACAACGACCCGAACGAAAGGCCGGAGATTCTGAAGAAGCAGATCGGTATTTTTCAATGCTTGAAAATCGGAGTGATCGTGCTTGTTTCTTCGGCGAAAGAAATGACAAG GCAGTATAGAAGAGGGGAGGGGCCGAAATTGCTGGATACTTTTGGAATCTTCCAACGCGAAGCCAGCAAGAGAAACTTTGGGCGTACCGTGTTTCTGCGTGCTTTCTTCAAATCCTTGAATCCTCTCGAATTACTCTATATCGCGATTCATTGGTGCTGGTACCTGGCAGTCACGCTGAGTCTAAAAACACCAGTATTACTCGTTCGAGAGTTACGCGCTTTAAAATCTCGCCACAAACACCATTATCCGGATACCTTGATTTCCATGCTATGGTGTTACGTTCCTTTGATATTCCGGGCCACCGTGGAGATGATCTCCATCGCGTGGATCGCGATAAAAGCGCCCAAAACGATCTTCGAGGAGTTGTTCTTGAAACATCCGCAGGCGAATCGGCTTCAAACCACGTCTCCGTGCGGTCGCAAGGTAGTCGCTTGGTCGGATGAGGTCCAACTGGATGTTCTCCGGAAGATCTCTAGTATGACCGGCGCGACAGAGACCGAGATTCTACTAGCCGTTACCGTGGACGCTCTTAAAGAATATTTCCGACAGTCTGGCGTTAGGATACCAGATAATGTGCTTGCTACCGGTAAATTCGTTAGACAGAGGGCGATATTTGTGCAGAATCATGAGACCAGGGGCATTCTGTGTCTCGCATTGCCCACCAAGACTCCGTTGTTCGAAGACGATCTGGTTGAAATCTTGCAG GTGATCCAGAAGAACGTGCGAGATGCAAGATCGAAGCAAAGCGCGATATACGCTATCACAGCCGCTGAAGCCTCCTGTGGATTCATCTCTTCTTGTTTACCTTCGTTGCTGCTCAAGGTGATGTTAAACCAGCTAACGAGAAGGTATTCACTCTCGTTGACACACATCGCCGGAGATCTGCCCGTCGAAGGTGTCGACGCGGTAATGTATTGGAGACCACCTCAAGGCAACTGCA GTATGGGAATGGAGTTCGACTGGGCGTGA
- the LOC143431259 gene encoding uncharacterized protein LOC143431259, producing the protein MPGEQFSLVWNSFPRNLSSGLYTLLTDEQLVDVTLAAEGQILRAHKLILSVCSTYFRELFKGNSCKHPIVILKDVNYRDLSAMLHFMYQGEVNIKQEDIASFLKVAETLQIKGLTKETEEKFEQTLAKSAQNLNEIFNAEKNSINSLPSDGNASAFEERKQFVQEDRQCQKQDTLSNDESYNNNEFAEKSANINDICSHRVSISDSAYSVQDKNTTNRNNSANIESQRDEEEPLNCTAEINRVESPKREPLDYTLDIDMETGFKAYLPKQSLYKPEENLQTKDCGADMQLIPYNRNAQTQSFGLSNMTGFESEFTYETGCHSKGRRTVKGISNNSLPLETTLRVVSELGPTLRMESGKVIRMYSCPWCLRHFTRKENLKLHVRYIHGPLESLTCKLCGNKYKNSNSLRVHSYLYHNAKRDKPSKPLADGGA; encoded by the exons ATGCCTGGAGAACAGTTTTCATTAGTTTGGAATAGTTTCCCAAGAAATTTGTCATCTGGATTGTATACTTTACTAACCGATGAACAATTAGTCGATGTAACATTAGCTGCAGAGGGTCAGATATTACGTGCGCATAAGTTAATACTGTCAGTTTGTAGTACATACTTCAGGGAATTGTTCAAA GGAAATTCTTGTAAACATCCGATTGTGATtctgaaagatgtcaattatcgGGATTTGTCGGCTATGCTACATTTCATGTATCAAGGAGAAGTTAACATTAAACAAGAAGATATCGCTAGTTTTCTGAAGGTAGCGGAAACATTGCAAATAAAAGGATTAACCAAGGAAACGGAGGAG AAATTTGAACAAACATTGGCAAAGAGTGCGCAAAACTTGAATGAAATATTTAATGCAGAGAAAAACAGTATTAATTCTCTCCCATCGGATGGGAACGCTTCTGCTTTCGAGGAACGAAAACAGTTTGTACAGGAGGATCGGCAATGCCAGAAACAAGATACTCTGTCGAACGATGAATCGTATAATAATAATGAGTTTGCAGAGAAGAGTGCGAATATTAACGATATATGTTCTCATCGAGTGTCTATTTCTGATTCAGCTTATAGCGTGCAGGATAAGAATACGACAAATAGGAACAATTCTGCGAACATAGAGTCGCAACGCGACGAAGAGGAGCCATTGAATTGTACGGCTGAGATAAATCGTGTAGAATCGCCAAAGCGTGAACCGTTGGATTATACTTTGGACATAGATATGGAAACAGGATTTAAGGCATATTTGCCGAAACAGTCACTTTATAAGCCTGAAGAGAATTTGCAAACAAAAG ATTGTGGAGCGGATATGCAGTTAATTCCATACAATCGGAATGCACAAACCCAATCGTTTG GTTTAAGTAACATGACTGGTTTTGAAAGTGAATTTACATACGAAACCGGTTGTCATAGTAAAGGTCGACGAACTGTTAAAGGTATATCCAACAATAGTTTGCCATTGGAGACAACGTTACGCGTTGTATCCGAACTGGGGCCAACTTTACGTATGGAAAGCGGCAAGGTTATTCGAATGTATTCGTGTCCATGGTGTCTTCGTCATTTCACTCGTAAGGAGAATCTCAAACTACATGTCCGGTACATTCACGGCCCGCTTGAAAGTCTAACGTGTAAACTTTGTGGTAATAAATATAAGAACAGTAACAGTCTACGTGTACATTCGTATCTCTATCATAATGCTAAACGCGACAAACCTAGTAAGCCGTTAGCGGATGGTGGTGCATGA